DNA sequence from the Methanolobus sp. ZRKC5 genome:
TTGCCAGGATATTTGGAAGACCAGCGAACAATGTCGGAGAAAAAAACATATCAAGGGAGTTGGAAGAGCTGCTTGACAAAGCAGACGGATTTGGTATGAGTGGTACGAATGACATAGACATGGAAATCCTGAAAACTGCAAGGCAGTATTCTCTAAAAATGGACAAAACCTTTGCAGTACATGCAGGCGAAAGCAGTCGAAGTGACATAAACAAAGCATTATCTCTTGACCCGGATATTCTGATACATATGACCCAGGCAACCCAAAAAGACCTTCAGGAAGTTGCTGATATGGACATACCTATTGTAGTTTGTCCAAGATCGAACTTTATAACCGGAGTAGGGATGGCACCTATTGTAAAAATGCTGGATATGGGAATTAAAGTCGCAGTCGGAACCGACAACGTGATGCTGAATTCAGTCAACATGTTTTCTGAAATGGAGCTTTTATCTAAAATTTTTGGAATAGATGACAGACAAGTATTTATGATGTGTACGCTTATGGGTGCAACAATATTGGGACTGGAAGCACCCGGCTATATTCAGGAAGGAAATATAGCAAAAATAATGATCATTAATGGTAATTCAAATAATCTCACAGGTATAAAAGACCCGATCAGTGGCATTGTAAGGAGAGGGCGACCTGATGATATATTATCTGTGATGATATAAATAGGGATATATTCACAACGGAGAGGGACAATGACAAGTGCTTTGTACAAAAATATTTTTATTGCGACTGATGGATCCGCACAAAACAGGAAAGCAATCCATCACAGTATCGAACTTGCAAAATTGAGTGGTGCAAAATTATATGCAGGATATGTTGTCGATACTGCAGCTTTTGCCTCTATTCCTATGGATTCAGGATGGGAAATGATGTATGAGCTCCTTGAACAGGAAGCAAGTGTTGCAACCGAATCTGTTCAAAAAATGGCAGAAGATGTTGGTATTACTTTTGAAACGGTGACCCTTGAAGGCAACCCGAGTCATGAGATCATTGAATTTGCTGACAATAACAACATAGACCTGATAGTAATGGGAACCCTCGGAAAGAGCGGATTAGATAGATTTTTGCTCGGTAGCGTAGCAGAAAAAGTTACAAGAAACTCAAAGGTACCTGTACTTATAGTACGGGGCGACTCCGATGAGGAAAAGTAGGGAGTTTAAACATGCCAAAAAACATCAAAGTCTCAGAGATAATGAAGACAAACGTTGCATATGCAACTCTTCCAGGCTCAAGGGACGAAGTCCATACTCTTCTGAAAGATAAAAAAGTATCAGGAGTACCTGTATTAAAAGATGGAAAGATTGTGGGAATTGTCAGCAGGGCAAATCTTCTAAAAAATCCGGAAGAGGAGCAATTAGCACTTTTAATGACACGCAATCCTATAGTAATAGACCCTGACTCAGATATAACAACTGTATCAAAGATTCTTCTGGACAACAATATCAGAAGGCTTCCTGTAGTGAAGGATGATAAATTACTTGGAATTGTTTCCGTTGCAGATATTGTTGCAGCTATTGCAGAGATGGACATTGATGATCATGTTGGGCAGTACCTCAATCCAACTGTTGTTCCAGTATGGACAGATACACCATTAA
Encoded proteins:
- a CDS encoding amidohydrolase family protein, with the translated sequence MSCEQTIHGKIIYGPEAEVIEGYIVIEDGIVKEVHEKKNDSGNIIAPCFVNAHTHIGDSVCKDPVLGNLHGHYVERDLSQLVQPPHGLKHRILNTTPHWKIVDAMMNSIQDMNDTGTYAFADFRESGTKGVLALKEALESSDVLARIFGRPANNVGEKNISRELEELLDKADGFGMSGTNDIDMEILKTARQYSLKMDKTFAVHAGESSRSDINKALSLDPDILIHMTQATQKDLQEVADMDIPIVVCPRSNFITGVGMAPIVKMLDMGIKVAVGTDNVMLNSVNMFSEMELLSKIFGIDDRQVFMMCTLMGATILGLEAPGYIQEGNIAKIMIINGNSNNLTGIKDPISGIVRRGRPDDILSVMI
- a CDS encoding universal stress protein: MTSALYKNIFIATDGSAQNRKAIHHSIELAKLSGAKLYAGYVVDTAAFASIPMDSGWEMMYELLEQEASVATESVQKMAEDVGITFETVTLEGNPSHEIIEFADNNNIDLIVMGTLGKSGLDRFLLGSVAEKVTRNSKVPVLIVRGDSDEEK
- a CDS encoding CBS domain-containing protein is translated as MPKNIKVSEIMKTNVAYATLPGSRDEVHTLLKDKKVSGVPVLKDGKIVGIVSRANLLKNPEEEQLALLMTRNPIVIDPDSDITTVSKILLDNNIRRLPVVKDDKLLGIVSVADIVAAIAEMDIDDHVGQYLNPTVVPVWTDTPLNVAARIMELAKSKAAPVIDSNLEVVGIITDRDIINASVIEDSVEMSDMSNGSDDDEWTWESMRDTMSIYYSVSRVKVPNIPVKDIMVADLVKAAYISGVSECALKMKRSKIDQIPIVNANQKFLGLLRDRNIIQAIANLN